From Candidatus Bathyarchaeota archaeon:
ACCTCGCCCAGGTATTAAACAGCGCCTGCGACTCCAAGCTCCGCTTCGACCTGCTCGCCGAGAAGGTCCAGGAGCTCGAGCGCATGGTCGCGGCGGAGGCGGAGAGGGCGGAAGGAAAAGGCGAAGGGGAGAAGGTTTGAGCCTTGAAGCGCGGCTCAAGCGCCTGGAGCGCGAATTATGGCTGCGCCGAGCAAAACAAACGATACCCGAGGATCCTGCCAGATTCTGCGTCGAGGTGCTGGGCTTCCGGCCCACGAAGTACCAACTCAAGCTCCTCAGGGACCCAGGCCAGTTCATAGCGGCGCGGTGGTGCAGACAATCGGGGAAGAGCTTCATAGTTTCAGCCCTCCTTCTCCACTACGCCCTGACCCATCCGGGCAGCTACATAATGGTGGTGGGGCCAAGCTTCAAGGCCTCGAAGCGCATCATCCGTAAAGTTACGCCTTTCTTAAGGAAAGTCCCCGGCTGGCTGAAGGGTAAACCCCGGAAGACCAAGCTGGAATTCATCAACGGGAGCATGATCGAGGCCCACAGCAACAACCCGGATACGATCCGGGGGGAGACCAGCCACTTCGTCTACTGGGATGAGGTGAACTTCACAGCCGACGACGAGGAGATGTACGACGCCATAATCTTCAGCCTCGGGACGACCAGGGGCCGCTTCCTGGGGACCTCGACGCCGTGGACCACGGACCACATCTTCTACAGGATGTGCACGCACCCCGACTTCGAGGATTACAGCCGGCACCACGTGACGTGGCGGGAGGCCTTGGAGCCCAACGGCCCCCTATCCAGGCAGATCCTCGAGAAGATCAAGAAACAATACGCGTCGGATCCCAACCGTTGGAGGCGGGAGATGGAGGCGGAATGGGCGGAGGACGAGGATGTCTGGCTGCCCCAAAGCCTCATCACGGACTGCATAGACCCCGACCTCGAATACTACGATGAGAGGGATCTGGTGGCCAATCTTTGACCCATATCGTAGGCGTGGACCTCGGCAAGAAAAGGGACTACACGGTCATCGCCGTCCTAAAGGAGTTTGAGGCGGTCTGGAGGCTCGTCTTCCTGAAGCGTTTCAAGCTCGGCACAGCCTACGCCAGCGTGATAGGCTACTTGAAGGTCCTATGTGAGAAGATGCCGGATGTAGCTAAGATCGTGGTGGATCAGACGGGCGCCGAATACTTCGTCGAGGACTTGGCCAGGGTGGTGAGGGCGCCGGTCGAAGGCGTGATGCTCAGCCAGCCCAGGAAGGAGGAGGTCATGGGCAACTTGAAGAAGATGATGCAGGAGGGCCGCTTGAAGATACCCTACGACGAGGACCTCATAGCGGAACTGAACGTGGAGCGCTACGAGCTCACGAAGGCGGGCAAGATCCAGTTCAGCCACCCTGAGGGTAGCCACGACGACCGGTTATGGGCCCTTGCCCTGGCAGCCTACGGGACGCGGAGGGAGCCGGATAGGAGCAAGCCCATCTCGATCTCGTTCGGCTAGTTTCACAGGTTTTTCAAAATAAATCATAATAATCAAAAATAAAGGAAAAAGAGGTTGTTTTAGTTTTGCCCCGTGGAGGGGGGAGGCCGGGCGCGGGGAGGCCGAGGAAGCCCAAGGATGCCCCCTTGAGCCTATCAGCGCCCGCGGACCGGCGCCCGACGCTGCACCTATCCGAGGCTTTGGCGGGGAAGGGTTTAGTCGTCCTCAGCACGGCCGCGGCCCCGCCATCCGGGGAGAAGCGCGGCGGGGAATCCCTGGAGGCGGGTCCTAAGAGCAGGTACGCGCCATGGACCTACAGGACCACGAGCGCATCCTATTCCGGCATGAACCGCTACTACCGGGAGTACCGGAGGGACAGCCTGGTAAGGGGCTGCATAGATGTCCTGGCCAGCTTCGCCACCGGCAAGGGCTTCGACGCCTACGCCGAGCCCGTCGATCCCGGGGAGAGCGCCGAGAAATACGCGGACCTGGTGGCCTACGTCAACGAGGTGAACCGCCGGGTGAACATGGATGAGGTGCTCCGCCGGGCGGTGATCAAGGCCAAGATCTACGGCAAGGCCGCGTTCGAGATAGTCAGGGACGAGAAGACCGGTGAACCCCTGGAGCTCTTGCCCCTGGACTCGACGAGGATCCAGCCGGAGATCGACGAGGAGACCTGGCGGCTTAAAAGCTTCAGCTACGGGGGAGTGAGCGGCTTCTACCAGCCCGGCGAGGTATTATACTTCGCCAACAACGCCTTGGAGGCGGATCTGGAGGGGCTCAGCGACGTAGAGCCGGTCCTGGACGCCTTGGAGACCAGGAGGATCCTCCTCGGCGAGGCCTTGAAGGAGGCCGCCAGGGTATTATGGGCGGGCATAGGGATCCACCAGGTCGACACCTCGGGTTTATCCGATGAGGAGGCCCAGGCCGCCCTGGAGGCTCACGTCCAGCAGATC
This genomic window contains:
- a CDS encoding terminase family protein yields the protein MSLEARLKRLERELWLRRAKQTIPEDPARFCVEVLGFRPTKYQLKLLRDPGQFIAARWCRQSGKSFIVSALLLHYALTHPGSYIMVVGPSFKASKRIIRKVTPFLRKVPGWLKGKPRKTKLEFINGSMIEAHSNNPDTIRGETSHFVYWDEVNFTADDEEMYDAIIFSLGTTRGRFLGTSTPWTTDHIFYRMCTHPDFEDYSRHHVTWREALEPNGPLSRQILEKIKKQYASDPNRWRREMEAEWAEDEDVWLPQSLITDCIDPDLEYYDERDLVANL
- a CDS encoding phage portal protein, with the protein product MPRGGGRPGAGRPRKPKDAPLSLSAPADRRPTLHLSEALAGKGLVVLSTAAAPPSGEKRGGESLEAGPKSRYAPWTYRTTSASYSGMNRYYREYRRDSLVRGCIDVLASFATGKGFDAYAEPVDPGESAEKYADLVAYVNEVNRRVNMDEVLRRAVIKAKIYGKAAFEIVRDEKTGEPLELLPLDSTRIQPEIDEETWRLKSFSYGGVSGFYQPGEVLYFANNALEADLEGLSDVEPVLDALETRRILLGEALKEAARVLWAGIGIHQVDTSGLSDEEAQAALEAHVQQIKPGKHIVTNQKIQVQIADLKPNLEKLIAELEYLDQEIIGSFRVPRFLVGREKQFNRATAYAELEAFVNGPVADIQRWLRREVERQWYTPLARLYLGLGEEDPLPVKVKHKWNPISTADYVELAEAVAKLYGQGLGVLTRRKAYEMLGFDPSELEAGEEGEKGG